Proteins found in one Bacillus subtilis subsp. subtilis str. 168 genomic segment:
- the rocG gene encoding glutamate dehydrogenase (Evidence 1a: Function from experimental evidences in the studied strain; PubMedId: 9829940, 10468601, 12634342, 15150224, 17183217, 17608797, 18326565, 20630473, 22178969, 22625175, 25711804, 28193334; Product type e: enzyme), producing MSAKQVSKDEEKEALNLFLSTQTIIKEALRKLGYPGDMYELMKEPQRMLTVRIPVKMDNGSVKVFTGYRSQHNDAVGPTKGGVRFHPEVNEEEVKALSIWMTLKCGIANLPYGGGKGGIICDPRTMSFGELERLSRGYVRAISQIVGPTKDIPAPDVYTNSQIMAWMMDEYSRLREFDSPGFITGKPLVLGGSQGRETATAQGVTICIEEAVKKKGIKLQNARIIIQGFGNAGSFLAKFMHDAGAKVIGISDANGGLYNPDGLDIPYLLDKRDSFGMVTNLFTDVITNEELLEKDCDILVPAAISNQITAKNAHNIQASIVVEAANGPTTIDATKILNERGVLLVPDILASAGGVTVSYFEWVQNNQGYYWSEEEVAEKLRSVMVSSFETIYQTAATHKVDMRLAAYMTGIRKSAEASRFRGWV from the coding sequence ATGTCAGCAAAGCAAGTCTCGAAAGATGAAGAAAAAGAAGCTCTTAACTTATTTCTGTCTACCCAAACAATCATTAAGGAAGCCCTTCGGAAGCTGGGTTATCCGGGAGATATGTATGAACTCATGAAAGAGCCGCAGAGAATGCTCACTGTCCGCATTCCGGTCAAAATGGACAATGGGAGCGTCAAAGTGTTCACAGGCTACCGGTCACAGCACAATGATGCTGTCGGTCCGACAAAGGGGGGCGTTCGCTTCCATCCAGAAGTTAATGAAGAGGAAGTAAAGGCATTATCCATTTGGATGACGCTCAAATGCGGGATTGCCAATCTTCCTTACGGCGGCGGGAAGGGCGGTATTATTTGTGATCCGCGGACAATGTCATTTGGAGAACTGGAAAGGCTGAGCAGGGGGTATGTCCGTGCCATCAGCCAGATCGTCGGTCCGACAAAGGATATTCCAGCTCCCGATGTGTACACCAATTCGCAGATTATGGCGTGGATGATGGATGAGTACAGCCGGCTGCGGGAATTCGATTCTCCGGGCTTTATTACAGGTAAACCGCTTGTTTTGGGAGGATCGCAAGGACGGGAAACAGCGACGGCACAGGGCGTCACGATTTGTATTGAAGAGGCGGTGAAGAAAAAAGGGATCAAGCTGCAAAACGCGCGCATCATCATACAGGGCTTTGGAAACGCGGGTAGCTTCCTGGCCAAATTCATGCACGATGCGGGCGCGAAGGTGATCGGGATTTCTGATGCCAATGGCGGGCTCTACAACCCAGACGGCCTTGATATCCCTTATTTGCTCGATAAACGGGACAGCTTTGGTATGGTCACCAATTTATTTACTGACGTCATCACAAATGAGGAGCTGCTTGAAAAGGATTGCGATATTTTAGTGCCTGCCGCGATCTCCAATCAAATCACAGCCAAAAACGCACATAACATTCAGGCGTCAATCGTCGTTGAAGCGGCGAACGGCCCGACAACCATTGATGCCACTAAGATCCTGAATGAAAGAGGCGTGCTGCTTGTGCCGGATATCCTAGCGAGTGCCGGCGGCGTCACGGTTTCTTATTTTGAATGGGTGCAAAACAACCAAGGATATTATTGGTCGGAAGAAGAGGTTGCAGAAAAACTGAGAAGCGTCATGGTCAGCTCGTTCGAAACAATTTATCAAACAGCGGCAACACATAAAGTGGATATGCGTTTGGCGGCTTACATGACGGGCATCAGAAAATCGGCAGAAGCATCGCGTTTCCGCGGATGGGTCTAA